A stretch of the Microtus ochrogaster isolate Prairie Vole_2 linkage group LG2, MicOch1.0, whole genome shotgun sequence genome encodes the following:
- the Prf1 gene encoding perforin-1 has translation MATHLFLLGLFLLLPPPIPAPCYTAPRSECKEKRKFVPGAWLAGEGVDVTTLRRSGSFPVNTMNFLRPDRTCTLCKNALQKDAIQRLPLAIAHWRPHSSGCQRKVATAKVSSTEGVARDAAANINNDWRVGLDVNPKPEASMRVSMAGSHSQVANFATEKTHQDQYSFNSDTVECHLYSFRLVQKPPLHPDFRRAIRRLPPNFNTSTKDAYDRLISSYGTHFIMAMNLGGRVSVLTALRTCQLSLEGLTADEVGDCLNVEAQVSIGAQASASSEYKACEEKKKQHKMTTSFHQAYRERQVDVVGGHLDSTQDLLFGNQATPEQFSAWITSLVSSPGLVDYSLEPLHVLVEDVDPRREALRQAISHYVVGRARWQNCNRPCRVGQHRNTRDSCQCVCHNSKTTNQDCCPRQRGLAHLLVTNFQAKGLWGDYITASDAYVKVFFGGQELRTSTVWNNNHPRWTDKLDFGDVLLATGGPLRVQVWDADNGWDDDLLGSCDRSPKAGNHVTTCNLNHGSITFHYKVDCLIHLTGQTCLEYAPVSYLGDPPGNRSGAVW, from the exons ATGGCCACTCACTTGTTCCTCCTGGGCCTtttcctgctgctgccaccacctaTCCCTGCTCCCTGCTACACTGCCCCTCGGTCGGAATGCAAGGAGAAGCGCAAGTTTGTGCCAGGGGCATGGTTGGCTGGGGAAGGTGTGGATGTGACCACCCTCCGCCGCTCCGGCTCCTTCCCAGTGAACACAATGAATTTCCTGAGGCCTGACCGCACTTGTACTCTCTGTAAAAATGCCCTGCAAAAAGATGCTATACAACGCCTGCCTCTGGCCATTGCCCACTGGCGGCCTCACAGCTCAGGCTGCCAGCGTAAAGTGGCCACAGCCAAAGTCAGCTCGACGGAGGGTGTGGCCCGGGATGCAGCTGCTAACATCAATAATGACTGGCGTGTGGGGCTGGATGTGAACCCCAAGCCCGAGGCAAGCATGCGCGTGTCCATGGCTGGCTCCCACTCCCAGGTAGCCAACTTTGCAACCGAGAAGACCCATCAGGACCAGTACAGCTTTAATTCTGACACAGTGGAGTGTCACCTGTACAG TTTTCGCCTGGTCCAAAAACCCCCACTGCACCCCGATttcagaagagcaatcaggaggCTTCCCCCCAACTTCAACACCTCCACGAAGGATGCTTATGACAGGCTCATCTCGTCCTACGGTACCCACTTTATTATGGCTATGAACCTAGGGGGCCGTGTCTCCGTCCTCACAGCCCTGCGCACATGTCAGCTGTCCCTGGAAGGGCTCACCGCTGACGAGGTAGGAGACTGCCTGAACGTGGAGGCCCAGGTCAGCATTGGTGCCCAGGCCAGTGCCTCCAGTGAGTACAAAGCCTGcgaggagaagaagaaacagcaCAAGATGACCACCTCTTTCCACCAGGCCTACCGAGAGCGTCAAGTCGATGTGGTCGGCGGCCACCTCGATTCCACGCAAGACCTGCTCTTCGGGAACCAGGCTACCCCCGAGCAGTTCTCAGCCTGGATAACCTCGCTGGTCAGCAGCCCTGGGCTGGTGGATTACAGCCTGGAGCCCCTGCATGTGCTGGTGGAAGATGTGGACCCGAGGCGGGAGGCACTGAGACAGGCTATCAGCCATTATGTGGTAGGCAGGGCTCGTTGGCAGAACTGTAACCGACCCTGTAGGGTAGGCCAGCATAGGAACACACGGGACTCATGCCAATGCGTATGCCACAACTCGAAGACCACCAACCAGGACTGCTGTCCACGCCAGAGGGGCTTGGCCCACCTGCTGGTGACCAATTTCCAGGCAAAGGGTCTGTGGGGAGACTACATTACAGCCTCTGACGCCTATGTGAAGGTCTTCTTTGGCGGCCAGGAGCTGAGGACCAGCACAGTGTGGAACAATAACCACCCCAGGTGGACTGACAAGCTGGACTTTGGGGATGTGCTCCTGGCCACAGGCGGACCCCTGAGGGTACAGGTCTGGGATGCTGACAACGGCTGGGACGATGACCTTCTCGGTTCTTGTGACAGGTCTCCCAAGGCTGGTAACCATGTGACGACCTGTAACCTGAACCATGGCAGTATTACATTCCACTATAAAGTCGACTGTTTAATCCACCTGACTGGACAGACCTGCCTGGAGTATGCCCCCGTGAGCTACCTAGGAGATCCTCCAGGAAACCGCAGTGGGGCTGtgtggtaa